In Spirosoma agri, one DNA window encodes the following:
- a CDS encoding insecticidal delta-endotoxin Cry8Ea1 family protein has product MLLPKNLTNRRKFLERTALGAGSMLFLPELLTSCNDHRIPDPGTSAGIPPLVGDNSFDYNGEAKTVIVTGLRFIPEVGGILSALVSIFWPGTDVWSKVKNQVEALVDQKIDDAVISLVQAKLTSLKTILDNYTQEIKDGATGEKMYSNWGRAQDFLSGSVGPFSASGFEVVLLPFYAQLANMHLSVQRDVVIAGKSWGRSETERATDIKNLQTYINDHLSYVQTTYAAQVAELTVNTRPNTIRLIEPFTTVNRYTRETTLTVLDYAKFWPYYDVTKYPNGAKVSLPRELYSDPVGSEGKYSGFINLPTPPTQGPTELTVWGSTDGVDAVQLTYPSGSGPDGVTTTPRRGRQDGGGHGSSGTTDQPYGLILRIATDNPLVRARMSTNFVSNSPKWYGVYTMQFGLHDGTIINKVGADDTSLQADWVEINDHFISSIYINGSLEDDQGIPSIADCVVIGFKYLTGGPSVTSRTLERLYVTNPRELSGTDLAQVSPTFGATAVLITDNLKAARQAYWAAIAQANEPR; this is encoded by the coding sequence ATGCTTTTACCGAAAAATTTGACCAATCGCCGAAAATTTCTGGAACGCACGGCCCTGGGTGCCGGCAGTATGCTTTTTCTGCCAGAGCTACTAACCAGCTGCAATGACCACCGAATTCCCGATCCTGGTACGTCTGCCGGTATTCCGCCGTTGGTCGGTGATAATTCTTTTGATTATAACGGCGAGGCAAAAACTGTCATCGTCACTGGGCTTAGATTTATACCTGAAGTAGGTGGTATCCTCAGCGCTTTGGTCAGCATCTTTTGGCCTGGCACGGACGTTTGGTCCAAAGTGAAGAACCAGGTGGAAGCTTTGGTGGACCAAAAAATCGATGATGCTGTGATCTCGCTAGTACAGGCCAAACTGACTAGCCTGAAGACTATCTTAGATAATTATACGCAAGAAATTAAGGACGGTGCTACAGGCGAGAAAATGTATAGTAATTGGGGTAGAGCACAAGATTTCTTAAGTGGTAGTGTTGGGCCTTTTTCAGCATCTGGATTTGAGGTTGTCCTACTGCCCTTTTACGCACAGCTTGCCAACATGCACCTGTCTGTACAACGCGATGTGGTCATAGCCGGAAAAAGTTGGGGTAGAAGCGAAACTGAGCGCGCAACAGACATTAAGAACTTGCAAACGTATATCAATGATCACCTATCATACGTCCAAACCACTTACGCGGCTCAAGTAGCAGAGTTAACCGTAAATACACGACCCAACACCATCAGACTGATCGAGCCTTTTACGACAGTTAATAGATATACTCGAGAGACAACGCTTACGGTGCTTGATTATGCAAAATTTTGGCCTTATTACGATGTTACCAAGTATCCAAATGGCGCTAAAGTATCGTTACCACGCGAACTGTACTCGGATCCAGTGGGCTCTGAAGGAAAATATAGCGGTTTTATCAATTTGCCCACACCACCGACTCAGGGCCCTACGGAGTTAACTGTATGGGGGTCTACGGATGGAGTTGATGCGGTTCAATTAACTTATCCGTCCGGAAGTGGCCCCGATGGTGTTACGACAACGCCCCGCAGGGGTCGTCAGGACGGTGGCGGTCATGGTAGTTCAGGAACCACAGATCAACCATATGGCTTGATATTACGCATAGCAACTGACAACCCGTTAGTTCGAGCACGTATGTCAACTAACTTCGTTTCTAATAGTCCGAAATGGTACGGTGTATATACAATGCAATTTGGACTTCATGACGGCACCATTATAAATAAGGTCGGTGCAGACGATACAAGCCTGCAGGCAGATTGGGTAGAAATTAATGACCATTTCATATCAAGCATATACATTAATGGATCATTAGAGGATGATCAAGGTATACCTTCTATCGCAGATTGTGTCGTTATAGGTTTTAAATATTTGACCGGAGGGCCGTCAGTAACCTCACGTACCCTTGAACGCCTTTACGTAACAAATCCGCGAGAACTATCCGGGACTGATCTTGCTCAGGTTTCCCCCACATTTGGGGCTACGGCTGTTCTGATCACCGATAACCTAAAAGCGGCTCGCCAGGCATACTGGGCAGCCATTGCGCAAGCTAACGAGCCCAGATAG